A region from the Janthinobacterium agaricidamnosum genome encodes:
- the prmB gene encoding 50S ribosomal protein L3 N(5)-glutamine methyltransferase, producing MTPNPFSTPRDLLRYAVTRFNTAKLFFGHGSAEAFDEAAYLILHTLKLPLDKLEPFLDAKLLPSEVASVMTVIDRRSIDRVPAAYITKEGWLGTYNFYVDERVIVPRSFIAELIPEYFSPWVAEPEAVENILELCTGSGCLSIMMADAFPNASVDAVDISADALAVAKRNVDTYKLQDRVNLIESDLYTNVPAKKYDLIISNPPYVNSASMGALPQEYLAEPQIALDGGSDGMDLVRKIIAGAAERLTDDGILMIEIGNERAYAEAAFGELGLTWLTTSAGDDMVFLLTAEQLKLV from the coding sequence ATGACCCCGAACCCGTTTTCCACGCCACGCGACCTGCTGCGCTACGCCGTTACCCGTTTTAATACCGCCAAGCTGTTTTTCGGCCACGGCAGCGCCGAAGCGTTCGACGAAGCGGCCTATCTGATCCTGCACACCTTGAAGTTGCCGCTCGACAAGCTCGAACCGTTTCTCGACGCCAAGCTGCTGCCGTCGGAAGTGGCCAGCGTGATGACGGTCATCGACCGCCGCAGCATCGACCGCGTGCCGGCCGCCTACATCACCAAGGAAGGCTGGCTGGGCACGTACAACTTCTACGTCGACGAGCGCGTGATCGTGCCCCGCTCCTTCATCGCCGAGCTGATCCCTGAATACTTCTCGCCGTGGGTGGCGGAACCGGAAGCCGTGGAAAACATCCTGGAACTGTGCACCGGTTCGGGTTGCCTGTCCATCATGATGGCCGATGCCTTCCCGAACGCCAGCGTCGACGCGGTGGACATTTCCGCCGATGCCCTGGCCGTGGCCAAGCGCAACGTCGACACGTACAAATTGCAAGACCGCGTGAACCTGATCGAATCGGACCTGTACACGAACGTGCCGGCCAAGAAGTACGATTTGATCATCAGCAACCCGCCGTACGTGAATTCCGCGTCGATGGGCGCCCTGCCCCAGGAATACCTGGCCGAACCGCAAATCGCCCTCGACGGCGGCAGCGACGGCATGGACCTGGTGCGCAAGATCATCGCCGGCGCAGCCGAGCGCCTGACGGACGACGGCATCCTGATGATTGAAATCGGCAACGAACGCGCCTACGCGGAAGCGGCCTTCGGCGAGCTGGGCCTGACCTGGCTGACGACGAGCGCCGGCGACGACATGGTATTCCTGCTGACGGCCGAGCAGCTCAAGCTGGTTTGA
- a CDS encoding FAD-dependent oxidoreductase: MNTPPVLIVGAGPTGLMLALRLARHGVDCRIIDKNSGPGQASRAMAVHARTLEFYQQLGFADELVSLGIKINAMHIHEGGEELVKLALGEIGEGLSPYPFVLSLPQDEHERFLISKLAAAGVHVEWNVTLDLWTQDDSEVQAILLNNGERQYCTFDYICGCDGARSKLREIAGFEFSGGTYDHLYYVADAQVAGNNTDLHAHLGANSFALMLPVRTSGMQRLIGILPDRPEGAPAPVFDDVRGDVETLLGIHVEHVNWFSTYKVHHRVAGQFRARRCFILGDAAHLHSPVGGQGMNTGLGDAVNLAWKLAQKLHGQSNDALLDTYESERIVFARKLVATTDRAFQAIVAQGIAGQFLRRWLVPHALPFLSGFARARRLLFKTVSQIEISYEDSALSAGHAEYLRGGDRLPWFSDGTQDNFIALRSMDWQLHIYGEPAPELLDEARVLKLPVHCYTYNVAAKLAGLGRDAAYLVRPDGHIALALHLQESGALRALALRLGLHFGPVEPGKAAPRPV; encoded by the coding sequence ATGAATACTCCTCCCGTATTGATCGTCGGCGCCGGTCCTACCGGCCTCATGCTTGCCTTGCGCCTGGCGCGCCATGGCGTCGATTGCCGCATCATCGATAAAAACAGCGGGCCGGGCCAGGCGTCGCGGGCCATGGCCGTGCATGCGCGCACCCTGGAGTTTTACCAGCAACTGGGCTTTGCCGACGAGCTGGTCAGCCTGGGCATCAAGATCAATGCCATGCACATCCACGAAGGGGGCGAAGAGCTGGTGAAACTGGCGCTGGGCGAGATCGGCGAAGGGCTGAGTCCCTACCCTTTCGTGCTGAGCCTGCCCCAGGACGAGCATGAACGCTTTCTGATCAGCAAGCTGGCGGCGGCCGGCGTGCACGTGGAATGGAACGTCACCCTCGACCTATGGACGCAGGACGATAGCGAAGTGCAAGCCATCCTGCTCAACAATGGCGAACGACAATATTGCACGTTTGACTATATCTGCGGCTGCGACGGCGCCCGCAGCAAGCTACGCGAGATCGCCGGCTTCGAATTTTCCGGCGGCACCTACGACCACCTGTACTACGTGGCTGATGCGCAAGTGGCCGGCAACAACACGGATTTGCATGCCCACCTTGGCGCGAACTCTTTTGCGCTGATGTTGCCCGTGCGCACGAGCGGCATGCAGCGCCTGATCGGCATCCTGCCCGACCGCCCCGAAGGCGCGCCCGCGCCCGTCTTCGACGACGTGCGCGGCGACGTGGAAACCCTGCTGGGTATCCACGTCGAACACGTGAACTGGTTTTCCACCTATAAAGTCCATCACCGCGTGGCGGGCCAGTTCCGCGCGCGCCGCTGCTTCATTTTGGGCGACGCGGCCCACCTGCACAGTCCCGTGGGCGGCCAGGGCATGAACACGGGCCTGGGCGATGCCGTCAACCTGGCCTGGAAGCTGGCGCAAAAGCTGCATGGCCAAAGCAACGATGCCCTGCTCGACACCTATGAAAGCGAGCGCATCGTTTTTGCCCGCAAGCTCGTCGCCACCACCGACCGCGCCTTCCAGGCCATCGTCGCGCAGGGCATCGCCGGACAGTTCCTGCGGCGCTGGCTGGTGCCGCACGCGCTGCCCTTCCTGTCCGGCTTTGCGCGGGCGCGCCGCTTGCTGTTCAAGACCGTGTCGCAAATCGAGATCAGCTATGAAGACAGCGCTTTGTCTGCCGGCCATGCGGAATACCTGCGCGGCGGCGACCGCCTGCCCTGGTTCTCGGACGGCACGCAAGACAATTTTATCGCCCTGCGCAGCATGGATTGGCAATTGCACATCTATGGCGAGCCGGCGCCGGAACTGCTCGACGAGGCGCGCGTGCTGAAACTGCCCGTGCATTGCTATACCTATAACGTGGCCGCCAAGCTGGCCGGCCTGGGCCGCGACGCGGCCTACCTCGTGCGCCCCGACGGCCACATCGCGCTGGCCCTGCACCTGCAGGAAAGCGGCGCCCTACGCGCCCTGGCCTTGCGGCTGGGCCTGCATTTCGGTCCCGTCGAACCGGGCAAGGCGGCGCCCCGGCCGGTGTAA
- a CDS encoding ATP-binding cassette domain-containing protein, whose translation MIRFLQVSLMRGIKPLLEQVDVTLNPGDKIGLIGANGAGKSSLFAMMRGELHPDQGEIDFPAKWRVAYVAQETPPLDRAALDYAIDGDVTLRKLEAELARLESEPATSENGIAIGEIYSAMADADAYTVQSRGEQLLLGLGFTLDQMQQPVASFSGGWRMRLNLAQALMCPSDLLLLDEPTNHLDLDAIIWLEDWLKRYAGTLLIISHDRDFLDEVVNVVVHIDERKLKRYSGNYSSFERQRAAQMILAAGALEKQQRKRAHLESFVNRFKAQASKARQAQSRMKALAKMEELAPLRAAAEFSFEFREPLSAPNPLLVMEDVDAGYKIENEATGEITHKTIVNGIKFSLQIGQRIGLLGQNGAGKSTLIKTIAGELMPLTGDATMGKGLNIGYFAQHQVEMLRHDESPLWHLAKIAPTVREQELRNFLGGFNFPGNMVTASIAPFSGGEKARLALALIVWQRPNLLLLDEPTNHLDLETREALTEALAQFEGTLVVVSHDRHLLRATTDEFIIVADGKLQPFDGDLDDYKDWLFKTKLGKGTDVLPAAGKANKTDFPVTSSVPVPAAAPAAPVRDKRQEAEDRQKAAALRKPIENKIKRQEEQIAKRNAQKAETEEKLGEPTIYDAANKAKLKQLLADQTFFTKDLAQLEAEWLDLQDQLEKLG comes from the coding sequence ATGATACGTTTCCTACAAGTAAGCCTGATGCGCGGCATCAAACCGTTGCTCGAACAAGTCGATGTCACCCTCAATCCGGGCGACAAGATCGGCCTGATCGGCGCCAATGGCGCGGGCAAATCGAGCCTGTTCGCCATGATGCGCGGCGAATTGCACCCTGACCAGGGCGAGATCGATTTCCCGGCCAAATGGCGCGTGGCTTACGTGGCGCAGGAAACGCCGCCGCTGGACCGTGCCGCGCTCGATTACGCCATCGACGGCGACGTGACCTTGCGCAAGCTGGAAGCGGAACTGGCGCGCCTGGAATCGGAACCGGCCACGTCGGAAAACGGCATCGCCATCGGCGAGATCTACAGCGCCATGGCCGATGCCGATGCATATACCGTGCAGTCGCGCGGCGAGCAGTTGCTGCTGGGCCTGGGCTTTACCCTGGACCAGATGCAGCAGCCTGTCGCCAGTTTTTCCGGCGGCTGGCGCATGCGTCTGAACCTGGCGCAAGCGCTGATGTGCCCGTCCGACCTGCTGTTGCTCGATGAACCGACCAACCACTTGGACCTGGACGCCATCATCTGGCTGGAAGACTGGCTCAAGCGCTACGCCGGCACCTTGCTGATCATTTCCCATGACCGCGACTTCCTCGATGAAGTGGTCAACGTCGTCGTGCATATCGACGAGCGCAAGCTGAAACGCTATTCGGGCAACTATTCGAGCTTCGAGCGCCAGCGCGCAGCGCAGATGATCCTGGCCGCCGGCGCGCTGGAAAAGCAGCAACGCAAGCGTGCCCATCTGGAATCGTTCGTGAACCGCTTCAAGGCGCAAGCCTCGAAAGCCCGCCAGGCGCAAAGCCGCATGAAGGCGCTGGCGAAGATGGAAGAACTGGCGCCGCTGCGCGCCGCCGCCGAATTCTCGTTCGAATTCCGCGAGCCTTTGAGCGCCCCGAACCCGCTGCTGGTGATGGAAGACGTCGATGCGGGCTACAAGATTGAAAACGAAGCGACGGGCGAGATCACGCACAAGACCATCGTCAACGGCATCAAGTTTTCGCTGCAGATCGGCCAGCGTATCGGCCTCCTGGGCCAGAACGGCGCCGGCAAATCGACGCTGATCAAGACCATCGCCGGCGAACTGATGCCATTGACGGGCGACGCCACCATGGGCAAGGGCCTCAACATCGGCTACTTCGCCCAGCACCAGGTGGAAATGCTGCGCCACGACGAATCGCCGCTGTGGCATCTGGCGAAGATCGCCCCGACCGTGCGCGAGCAGGAACTGCGCAACTTCCTGGGCGGCTTCAACTTCCCCGGCAACATGGTCACCGCGTCGATCGCGCCGTTCTCGGGCGGCGAAAAAGCCCGCCTGGCGCTGGCCCTGATCGTCTGGCAGCGTCCGAACCTGCTGCTGCTCGATGAACCGACCAACCACCTGGACCTGGAAACGCGCGAAGCGCTGACGGAAGCGTTGGCCCAGTTCGAAGGCACCTTGGTCGTCGTTTCCCATGATCGCCATTTGCTGCGCGCCACCACCGATGAATTCATCATCGTGGCCGATGGCAAGCTGCAGCCGTTCGACGGCGACCTGGACGACTACAAGGATTGGCTGTTCAAGACCAAGCTGGGCAAGGGTACCGACGTGCTGCCGGCCGCCGGCAAGGCCAACAAGACCGACTTCCCGGTAACGTCGTCCGTCCCTGTGCCGGCCGCCGCCCCTGCCGCACCCGTGCGCGACAAGCGCCAGGAAGCGGAAGACCGCCAGAAGGCGGCCGCCCTGCGCAAGCCGATCGAAAACAAGATCAAGCGCCAGGAAGAGCAGATTGCCAAGCGCAACGCGCAAAAGGCGGAAACGGAAGAAAAGCTGGGCGAGCCGACCATCTACGACGCGGCCAACAAGGCCAAGCTGAAACAGTTGCTGGCCGACCAGACCTTCTTCACCAAGGACCTGGCGCAGCTGGAAGCGGAATGGCTCGATCTGCAGGATCAGCTGGAAAAACTCGGTTAA
- the dapD gene encoding 2,3,4,5-tetrahydropyridine-2,6-dicarboxylate N-succinyltransferase, with product MSQQLQTIIDQAWENRAEINPRNGTAELRDAVSHVINGLDNGSIRVAEKTSGDWVVNQWVKKAVLLSFRLEDNVVLPSDGTMQFYDKVPTKFANYTAEDFAKGGFRVVPPAVARRGSFIAKNVVLMPSYVNIGAYVDEGAMVDTWATVGSCAQIGKNVHLSGGVGIGGVLEPMQANPTIIEDNCFIGARSEIVEGVIVEENSVISMGVYIGQSTKIYDRATGEVTYGRVPAGSVVVSGNLPSEDGKYSLYCAVIVKRVDAKTRAKTGINELLRGI from the coding sequence ATGAGCCAACAACTGCAAACCATCATCGACCAGGCCTGGGAAAACCGCGCCGAGATCAATCCGCGCAACGGCACGGCCGAACTGCGCGACGCCGTCTCCCACGTCATCAATGGCCTGGACAACGGCAGCATCCGCGTGGCGGAAAAAACCTCGGGCGACTGGGTTGTCAACCAGTGGGTCAAGAAAGCCGTGCTGCTGTCGTTCCGCCTGGAAGACAACGTCGTCCTGCCGTCCGACGGCACGATGCAGTTCTACGACAAGGTGCCGACCAAGTTCGCCAACTACACGGCCGAAGACTTCGCCAAGGGCGGTTTCCGCGTGGTGCCGCCAGCCGTTGCCCGCCGCGGCAGCTTCATCGCCAAGAACGTCGTGCTGATGCCGTCCTACGTCAACATCGGCGCCTACGTCGATGAAGGCGCCATGGTCGACACCTGGGCCACCGTCGGTTCCTGCGCGCAGATCGGCAAGAACGTCCACCTGTCCGGCGGCGTCGGCATCGGCGGCGTGCTGGAGCCGATGCAAGCGAACCCGACCATCATCGAAGACAACTGCTTCATCGGCGCCCGTTCGGAAATCGTCGAAGGCGTGATCGTCGAAGAAAATTCCGTCATCTCGATGGGCGTGTACATCGGCCAGTCGACCAAGATCTACGACCGCGCCACGGGCGAAGTGACCTACGGCCGCGTGCCGGCTGGTTCCGTCGTGGTCTCGGGCAACCTGCCTTCGGAAGATGGCAAGTACTCGCTGTACTGCGCCGTGATCGTCAAGCGCGTGGATGCAAAAACCCGCGCCAAGACCGGCATCAACGAACTCCTGCGCGGCATCTGA
- the arfB gene encoding alternative ribosome rescue aminoacyl-tRNA hydrolase ArfB, with amino-acid sequence MQHLVNPAEVEFSAIRAQGPGGQNVNKVSSAIHLRFPIAASSLPEAYKERLLALRDSRISKDGVLVLKAQQSRSQEQNKEEALRRLQEIIDSVTFLPAVRRATKPTRSSQRRRLDSKSTHSVLKQSRGKVTD; translated from the coding sequence ATGCAACACCTCGTCAACCCCGCTGAAGTTGAATTTTCCGCCATCCGCGCCCAGGGCCCGGGCGGGCAGAACGTCAACAAGGTGTCCAGCGCCATCCATCTGCGCTTCCCCATCGCCGCCTCGTCGCTGCCGGAAGCGTACAAGGAACGGCTGCTGGCCCTGCGCGACAGCCGCATCAGCAAGGATGGCGTACTGGTGCTCAAGGCGCAGCAGTCGCGCAGCCAGGAGCAGAACAAGGAAGAAGCCTTGCGCCGGCTGCAGGAAATCATCGACAGCGTCACGTTCCTGCCCGCCGTGCGGCGCGCCACCAAGCCCACGCGCAGCTCGCAGCGGCGCCGCCTCGACAGCAAGAGCACGCACAGCGTGCTCAAGCAGTCGCGCGGCAAGGTCACGGATTAA
- the ompR gene encoding osmolarity response regulator transcription factor OmpR: MVVDDDVRLRDLLRRYLTEQGFNVFTAESATAMNKLWLRERYDLLVLDLMLPGEDGLSICRRLRGAGDQTPIIMLTAKGEDVDRIVGLEMGADDYLPKPFNPRELVARIGAVLRRKGPDEIPGAPSETPQTFEFGDFVLDLGTRTLKKNGETVPLTTGEFSVLKVFARHARQPLSREKLMELARGREYEVFDRSLDVQISRLRKLIEPDPSSPLFIQTVWGLGYVFIPDGQPR; encoded by the coding sequence ATGGTGGTCGATGACGATGTGCGCCTGCGCGACCTGCTGCGGCGCTACCTGACCGAACAGGGCTTCAATGTCTTCACGGCAGAGAGTGCGACGGCCATGAACAAGCTGTGGCTGCGCGAACGCTACGACCTGCTGGTGCTCGACCTGATGCTGCCGGGCGAAGACGGCCTGTCGATCTGCCGCCGCCTGCGCGGCGCGGGCGACCAGACGCCGATCATCATGCTGACGGCCAAGGGCGAGGACGTGGACCGCATCGTGGGCCTGGAAATGGGCGCCGACGACTACCTGCCGAAACCATTCAACCCGCGCGAACTGGTGGCCCGCATCGGCGCCGTGCTGCGCCGCAAGGGTCCCGATGAAATCCCGGGCGCGCCGTCGGAAACGCCGCAAACCTTCGAGTTCGGCGACTTCGTGCTGGACCTGGGCACGCGCACCTTGAAAAAGAACGGCGAAACGGTGCCGCTGACCACGGGCGAATTTTCCGTATTGAAAGTGTTTGCCCGCCATGCGCGCCAGCCGCTGTCGCGCGAAAAACTGATGGAACTGGCGCGCGGACGCGAATACGAAGTGTTCGACCGCAGCCTGGACGTGCAGATTTCTCGCCTGCGTAAACTGATCGAACCCGATCCGTCGAGCCCGCTCTTCATCCAGACCGTGTGGGGCCTCGGCTACGTCTTCATCCCGGACGGACAGCCGCGCTGA
- a CDS encoding ArsC family reductase: MTTITLYGIPNCDTVKKARTWLAAQQLDFTFHDFKKQGLERATVEAWLTQLPWDVLVNKKGTTWRALSDERKASITDAASALDLMLENPSIIKRPVLDKDDQFSVAFSDAQYKSIFSV, encoded by the coding sequence ATGACGACCATTACACTCTACGGTATCCCCAACTGCGATACCGTCAAAAAGGCCCGCACCTGGCTGGCCGCGCAGCAACTCGATTTCACCTTCCACGACTTCAAGAAGCAGGGCCTGGAACGCGCCACCGTCGAGGCGTGGCTTACGCAATTGCCGTGGGATGTGCTGGTCAACAAGAAAGGCACGACCTGGCGCGCCCTGTCCGACGAGCGCAAAGCGTCGATCACGGACGCGGCCAGCGCATTGGACCTGATGCTGGAAAACCCGTCCATCATCAAGCGCCCCGTGCTGGACAAGGATGACCAGTTCAGCGTGGCGTTTTCCGACGCGCAGTACAAGAGCATTTTTTCAGTTTAA
- the dapE gene encoding succinyl-diaminopimelate desuccinylase, translating to MTTSKTLALTEKLIALSSVTPDDKGCQQHLIDLLTPLGFVCETIQSNDVTNLWARRGTTSPVFVFAGHTDVVPTGPVEQWRSEPFIPTHRDGKLYGRGAADMKTSIAAMVVACEEFIAATPGHTGSIAFLITSDEEGPATDGTVIVCEQLKARGEQIDYCLVGEPTSSAQLGDMIKNGRRGSLSGRLTIKGVQGHIAYPHLAKNPIHEAAQALADLVEEKWDEGNEYYLPTSWQMSNINAGTGANNVIPGDMVIDFNFRFSTASTAEGLQERVHAILDKHDLQYDLQWTLSGLPFLTPRGTLSDALSSAILEETGLTTELSTTGGTSDGRFIAQICPQVIEFGPPNASIHKIDEHIELRHIDPLKNIYRRTLEHLLPV from the coding sequence ATGACCACCTCCAAAACCCTCGCCCTGACCGAAAAACTGATCGCCCTGTCCTCGGTCACGCCCGACGACAAGGGCTGCCAGCAGCACCTGATCGACCTCCTCACCCCGCTGGGCTTCGTCTGCGAGACGATCCAGTCGAACGACGTCACCAATCTGTGGGCACGCCGTGGCACGACGTCCCCCGTGTTCGTCTTTGCCGGCCACACGGACGTGGTGCCGACCGGCCCCGTCGAGCAATGGCGCTCGGAACCGTTCATTCCCACGCACCGCGACGGCAAGCTGTACGGCCGTGGCGCGGCCGACATGAAGACCTCGATCGCCGCCATGGTGGTCGCTTGTGAGGAATTCATTGCCGCCACGCCCGGGCACACCGGTTCCATCGCTTTTTTGATCACCAGCGACGAGGAAGGCCCGGCCACGGACGGCACCGTCATCGTCTGCGAGCAACTGAAGGCGCGCGGCGAGCAGATCGACTATTGCCTCGTGGGTGAGCCGACCTCGAGCGCGCAGCTGGGCGACATGATCAAGAACGGCCGCCGTGGTTCGCTGTCGGGCCGCTTGACCATCAAGGGCGTGCAAGGCCATATCGCCTACCCGCACCTGGCGAAAAACCCGATCCACGAAGCGGCGCAGGCGCTGGCCGACCTGGTCGAGGAAAAATGGGACGAGGGCAACGAGTATTACCTGCCGACCTCGTGGCAAATGTCCAACATCAACGCGGGCACGGGCGCCAACAACGTGATCCCGGGCGACATGGTGATCGACTTTAACTTCCGCTTTTCCACGGCCAGCACGGCCGAAGGCTTGCAGGAACGGGTCCACGCCATCCTCGACAAGCATGACTTGCAGTACGATTTGCAGTGGACCCTGAGCGGCCTGCCCTTCCTCACGCCGCGCGGCACCTTGAGCGATGCGCTGTCGTCGGCCATCCTGGAAGAAACGGGCCTCACGACGGAGCTGTCGACCACGGGCGGCACCTCGGATGGCCGGTTTATCGCGCAAATCTGCCCCCAAGTGATAGAATTCGGGCCGCCCAATGCCAGTATTCACAAGATCGACGAGCACATCGAACTGCGCCACATCGATCCTCTGAAGAATATTTACCGGCGCACGCTGGAGCATTTGCTGCCCGTCTGA
- a CDS encoding chemotaxis protein CheW, whose product MQPTTTPGAAATAERGTAQSLTQYLSFRLGGLEYGLDYRCVRELRALKELDRFSSEGEVLHSVAVSRGVIIPIVDMRAAFGSAHGAPDPATDVIILQLSNGVMGMVVDGVTDIVSLAPADIAAVPGLGEAEADYLLGLATVAGRRLILVDIDRLMAIRSPGPMQVA is encoded by the coding sequence ATGCAGCCCACGACCACGCCTGGCGCCGCAGCGACGGCGGAACGCGGCACCGCGCAATCCCTGACGCAGTACTTGAGCTTTCGGCTGGGCGGCCTGGAATATGGCCTCGATTACCGCTGCGTGCGGGAATTGCGTGCCCTCAAGGAGCTCGACCGTTTTTCTTCGGAAGGGGAAGTGCTGCACAGCGTGGCCGTCTCGCGCGGCGTGATCATCCCCATCGTGGATATGCGTGCCGCGTTCGGCAGCGCCCACGGCGCGCCAGACCCGGCCACCGACGTGATCATCCTGCAGCTGAGTAATGGCGTGATGGGCATGGTGGTCGACGGCGTCACCGATATCGTCAGCCTGGCGCCCGCCGACATCGCCGCCGTGCCCGGCCTGGGCGAGGCGGAGGCCGATTACCTGCTGGGCCTGGCCACGGTGGCGGGACGCCGCTTGATCCTCGTCGACATCGACCGCCTGATGGCGATCCGCAGCCCCGGTCCCATGCAGGTAGCCTAA
- a CDS encoding flagellar assembly protein A: MSDDDTPVPDAAPAGGLPYGLVQRDGGVFLDLSLAPAQLRAAVDQLFQSGQLLAGLDYGLFLLTLFHAPTPRAAPKGDALLRIAVRVVPFSPQRRALYKQVKIHGDSAEFYFEALLPDADGQVPVRREFDELVADLWCKGVHYGIDSVAVRAILASGKAERITVARVLPPQPGRDAQLVEVSQGIHRDDAPRERSDGRLDLLSFKNRFPQVKKHARLLRLLPGAPGLPGYDLAGKALPPPAPLALDLATVAGPGTTVEHFSDGDFVVATTNGYVNVDEHGKMSIENKIVSREGVSSRTTGNLKLRAAYEEYGDVQEQRQLDGSDITIHGDVYGHLHSHGGLILLQRNLVGGTAFNEHGDVRVEGVASGSVLQALSGQVHVKRAESCVIAGTRVVIDSASNCEIIADEVVIELAEGCAVAARTIRIGSAGPRKQVEMLLFPLVPDLSVLEQQIAESLAKAAQYQQVQHKRQQEIDAIAQLPEVRNYLTLAGQLRRGELQLQPAQQLQYDKLAARIAPVLKEVARLRVEVKQSEILQAQMLSLVAQLRQERQATAGQSRCSLGLVDGETTVRALVVPPGPAKVYDRPPKEIKALLRSATPATQAVFADSTGSLDWTYAPPP; the protein is encoded by the coding sequence GTGAGCGACGACGACACACCCGTTCCTGATGCGGCCCCCGCAGGCGGCCTGCCGTACGGCCTGGTCCAGCGCGACGGGGGCGTGTTCCTGGACCTGTCGCTGGCGCCGGCGCAGCTGCGCGCCGCCGTCGACCAGCTGTTCCAGTCGGGGCAGTTGCTGGCTGGCCTCGATTACGGTTTGTTCCTGCTGACCCTGTTTCATGCCCCCACGCCCCGCGCCGCGCCCAAGGGTGACGCCTTGCTGCGCATCGCCGTGCGCGTGGTGCCATTTTCACCCCAGCGCCGCGCCCTGTATAAACAGGTCAAGATCCACGGCGACAGCGCCGAGTTTTACTTTGAAGCATTGCTTCCTGACGCCGATGGCCAGGTGCCTGTGCGCCGCGAGTTTGACGAGCTGGTGGCTGACCTGTGGTGCAAGGGTGTGCACTACGGCATCGATAGTGTGGCCGTGCGCGCCATTCTCGCCAGCGGCAAGGCCGAGCGCATCACGGTGGCGCGGGTGCTGCCGCCGCAGCCGGGGCGCGACGCCCAACTGGTCGAGGTGTCGCAAGGCATCCACCGCGACGATGCGCCGCGCGAACGCTCCGATGGCCGCCTCGATTTGCTCAGCTTCAAGAACCGCTTTCCGCAAGTCAAAAAACACGCGCGCCTGCTGCGTCTGCTGCCAGGTGCGCCCGGCTTGCCCGGCTATGACCTGGCCGGCAAGGCCCTGCCGCCGCCCGCGCCGCTGGCGCTGGACCTGGCCACAGTGGCGGGGCCGGGGACGACGGTCGAACATTTCAGCGATGGTGATTTCGTCGTCGCCACCACGAATGGCTATGTGAACGTCGATGAGCACGGCAAGATGTCCATCGAGAACAAGATCGTCAGCCGCGAAGGCGTCAGCAGCCGCACCACGGGCAATCTGAAGCTGCGCGCCGCCTACGAGGAGTATGGCGACGTGCAGGAGCAGCGTCAGCTCGACGGCAGCGATATCACCATCCATGGCGACGTGTATGGCCATTTGCACTCGCATGGCGGACTGATCTTGTTGCAGCGCAACCTGGTGGGCGGCACGGCGTTCAATGAACACGGCGATGTGCGCGTCGAGGGCGTCGCTTCCGGTTCCGTGCTGCAGGCGCTCAGCGGCCAAGTGCATGTGAAGCGCGCCGAAAGCTGTGTCATCGCCGGCACGCGCGTGGTGATCGACAGCGCCAGCAATTGCGAGATCATCGCCGACGAGGTCGTCATCGAACTGGCCGAAGGCTGCGCCGTGGCGGCGCGCACCATCCGCATCGGCAGCGCCGGCCCGCGCAAGCAGGTGGAAATGCTGCTATTTCCCCTCGTGCCCGATTTGAGCGTCCTGGAGCAACAGATCGCCGAGAGTCTGGCCAAGGCCGCGCAGTACCAGCAGGTGCAGCACAAGCGCCAGCAGGAAATCGATGCCATCGCGCAGTTGCCGGAAGTGCGCAACTACCTGACCCTGGCGGGCCAGCTGCGGCGCGGCGAATTGCAACTGCAGCCGGCGCAACAGCTGCAATACGACAAGCTGGCCGCGCGCATCGCTCCCGTCCTGAAGGAGGTGGCGCGGCTGCGCGTGGAAGTCAAGCAGTCGGAAATCCTGCAGGCGCAGATGCTGTCCTTGGTGGCGCAGCTGCGCCAGGAGCGGCAGGCGACGGCTGGCCAGTCGCGCTGCAGCCTGGGCCTGGTCGATGGCGAGACGACGGTGCGCGCCCTGGTCGTGCCGCCCGGGCCGGCCAAGGTCTACGACCGGCCGCCGAAAGAAATCAAGGCCTTGCTGCGCAGCGCCACGCCGGCCACGCAAGCCGTGTTCGCGGACAGCACGGGCAGCCTGGACTGGACGTATGCGCCGCCGCCCTAG